One genomic region from uncultured Subdoligranulum sp. encodes:
- a CDS encoding flavodoxin family protein produces the protein MPKNVVIVTSSLRKNSNSDALAQAFARGAREAGHTVEMISLKGKSISFCQGCLACQRTGHCVISDDAVAIAETIGHADVIAFASPVYYYGLSGQLKTLLDRCNPLYTRDYTFCSVYLLASAAENEPNTVEGSVHGLKGWIDCFEKASLAGVIFAGGVTASGEIARHPALEQAYEAGKAIG, from the coding sequence ATGCCTAAAAACGTGGTTATCGTAACGAGCAGCCTGCGCAAAAACAGCAATTCTGACGCACTGGCACAGGCTTTTGCCCGCGGAGCCCGGGAGGCGGGGCACACTGTGGAAATGATCAGCCTCAAGGGAAAATCCATATCCTTTTGTCAGGGGTGTCTGGCCTGCCAGAGGACCGGACACTGTGTGATATCGGATGATGCCGTTGCCATTGCCGAAACCATCGGCCACGCGGATGTGATTGCCTTTGCGTCTCCCGTCTATTACTATGGGCTTTCCGGGCAGCTGAAAACGCTGTTGGATCGCTGCAACCCTTTGTATACCCGGGACTATACCTTCTGCTCGGTCTATCTTCTGGCAAGTGCAGCGGAGAATGAACCGAATACCGTGGAAGGGAGCGTCCATGGGCTGAAGGGCTGGATCGATTGCTTTGAAAAGGCGTCTCTGGCCGGAGTTATTTTTGCCGGAGGCGTGACTGCGTCGGGAGAAATCGCCCGGCACCCGGCACTGGAGCAAGCCTATGAAGCGGGCAAGGCGATTGGCTGA
- a CDS encoding HD domain-containing protein, protein MPLNLEQIKKSEEINSYIRKADESLSALGYTEHSYAHAGRVSALASEILRKLGYEERTAELAAIAGWMHDIGNIVNRHDHAQSGAIMAFRILDKMGAAPDEVATVITAIGNHDEGTAYPVNAVAAALILADKTDVRTNRVRNQDPATFDIHDRVNYAVKESQVLVEGGTILLRLRIDTTSCALMDYFEIFLDRMRLCREAAKVLGQTFALEINGQKMI, encoded by the coding sequence ATGCCGCTGAATCTGGAGCAAATCAAAAAGAGTGAAGAAATCAACAGCTATATTCGCAAGGCGGACGAAAGCCTGTCGGCGCTGGGCTATACGGAACACAGTTACGCCCATGCAGGCAGGGTTTCCGCTCTGGCAAGCGAGATTCTGCGGAAACTGGGATACGAGGAACGTACGGCGGAACTGGCGGCCATCGCCGGCTGGATGCACGATATCGGAAACATTGTCAACCGGCACGACCATGCGCAAAGCGGTGCGATCATGGCCTTCCGGATTCTGGACAAAATGGGCGCTGCTCCCGACGAGGTGGCCACTGTCATCACGGCCATCGGCAACCACGACGAAGGTACCGCCTACCCCGTCAACGCTGTGGCTGCGGCGCTGATTCTGGCCGATAAAACCGATGTACGCACCAACCGTGTCCGCAACCAGGACCCCGCCACTTTTGACATTCACGATCGTGTCAACTATGCCGTAAAGGAAAGCCAGGTTCTCGTAGAAGGCGGCACGATTCTGCTGCGGCTGCGGATTGATACAACCTCCTGCGCATTGATGGACTACTTCGAAATTTTTCTGGATCGCATGCGATTGTGCCGTGAGGCTGCCAAGGTGTTGGGCCAGACCTTCGCGTTGGAAATCAACGGCCAAAAAATGATCTGA
- a CDS encoding cyclophilin-like fold protein → MKRARRLAEGLALLLAVFLLTGCQTRNEVPTVASETSSVFRQTEETAAPVQAGSDEGEDADMPSMKIQIGKTDHTVTLCNNETAQAFSELLPLQVNMQELNGNEKYVYLDQTLPADPESVGSIHTGDLMLFGSDCVVLFYKDFSTHYQYTRIGHVDAPDGLARSLGNGTVSVTFQPASEP, encoded by the coding sequence ATGAAGCGGGCAAGGCGATTGGCTGAGGGCCTGGCCTTGCTGCTGGCAGTGTTTCTGCTGACCGGCTGCCAGACCCGGAATGAAGTCCCTACGGTTGCGTCGGAAACGTCATCGGTTTTCCGGCAGACGGAGGAAACAGCTGCCCCGGTGCAGGCCGGGTCGGATGAAGGAGAAGATGCGGATATGCCATCCATGAAAATTCAGATAGGAAAGACAGATCATACCGTTACCCTGTGCAACAACGAGACCGCACAGGCATTTTCGGAACTTCTTCCCCTGCAAGTCAATATGCAGGAACTGAACGGGAACGAAAAATATGTTTACCTGGACCAGACCCTTCCTGCTGATCCGGAGTCGGTTGGTTCGATTCACACGGGGGATCTGATGCTCTTCGGTTCGGATTGCGTAGTGCTGTTTTACAAGGATTTTTCCACGCACTACCAGTATACCAGAATCGGGCATGTGGATGCTCCGGACGGGCTGGCGCGGTCGCTGGGGAACGGTACGGTTTCGGTGACCTTCCAGCCTGCATCGGAGCCGTGA